A region from the Benincasa hispida cultivar B227 chromosome 10, ASM972705v1, whole genome shotgun sequence genome encodes:
- the LOC120089193 gene encoding LOW QUALITY PROTEIN: B3 domain-containing protein Os01g0234100-like (The sequence of the model RefSeq protein was modified relative to this genomic sequence to represent the inferred CDS: deleted 1 base in 1 codon), with amino-acid sequence MLNGYGLLIFAKPNGAEGSGKNAISLKSSAAVAVEDDDGGMTLAQLAKSPRHRLASSSGKARKQMEDNPMLQKVKKRLADWKTSHAVTGPGGKFMSFEQNKAAYDEQCSPGEFKSSAVMRALEVRSNLEQEFPSFVKSLVRSHVASLFWMGLPGAFCKSYLPARDSTMTLEDEAGRHFQVKYIAHKTGLSAGWRQFSAAHKLLEGDVLVFQLVGPTKFKVYVTRASDLTEVDGALGLLNLESHTRHSDAGKDTDNKGDVASDISNKKRAKSALLDTAEKQKKPSPLKSVPRNQVAERPENTSEEVVSEIVEAYDIYPTIPFKHIKSFEDFNIIIDGLSINSELPRDLRKRYYKLCCSQNMYLHDNLIQGMNRKLVTGVISETISIADAIKASNLSTSRDEFSAWDKTLRGFQLFGMNVGFLRTRLHRLANLAYESENALDLRTFVDTKNDQVHVHEEIRNIETKLVELKEACVRFGAAIDCLDSKAEVFKSKFQEEVSAPW; translated from the exons ATGCTTAATGGCTATGGCTTGTTGATCTTCGCTAAGCCTAATGGAGCA GAAGGCAGCGGGAAGAATGCCATATCCTTGAAATCTTCAGCGGCAGTGGCGGTGGAGGACGACGACGGAGGCATGACGCTTGCTCAGTTGGCCAAGAGCCCCAGGCATAGGCTTGCTTCGTCTTCG GGTAAAGCACGGAAGCAAATGGAGGACAATCCGATGCTTCAGAAGGTTAAGAAGAGACTTGCGGATTGGAAAACTAGCCAT GCTGTAACGGGTCCTGGAGGGAAGTTTATGAG ctTTGAGCAAAATAAGGCAGCATATGATGAGCAATGCTCTCCTGGTGAATTTAAATCATCTGCCGTGATGCGGGCACTTGAAGTTCGATCAAATTTGGAACAGGAATTTCCTAGCTTTGTGAAGTCATTGGTCAGATCACATGTTGCCAGCTTATTCTGGATG GGGCTTCCTGGGGCATTCTGTAAGTCATACTTGCCAGCAAGAGATAGTACAATGactttagaagatgaagcagggagacattttcaagtaaaatatattgCACATAAGACAGGGTTGAGTGCTGGATGGAGACAATTTTCTGCTGCACACAAGTTACTTGAGGGTGATGTTTTGGTCTTTCAACTAGTAGGGCCCACGAAATTTAAG GTTTATGTTACAAGGGCAAGTGATCTGACAGAAGTGGATGGTGCCCTTGGCCTTCTAAATTTGGAGTCTCATACTAGGCACAGCGATGCAG GAAAAGATACAGATAATAAGGGTGACGTGGCTAGCGACATTTCAAACAAGAAACGTGCAAAGTCTGCTCTGCTCGACACGGCTGAAAAACAGAAAAAGCCGAGCCCCTTGAAGTCAGTTCCGAGAAACCAGGTAGCAGAGCGTCCTGAAAATACCAGTGAAGAGGTTGTTTCAGAAATAGTGGAGGCTTACGACATCTATCCAACAATTCCATTTAAGCACATTAAGAGCTTTGAGGACTTCAACATTATAATAGATGGACTATCAATAAACTCTGAACTGCCAAGAGACCTACGGAAAAGGTATTATAAGCTTTGCTGCAGCCAGAACATGTATCTCCATGACAATCTCATCCAAGGCATGAATCGCAAGTTAGTTACCGGGGTTATTTCCGAAACAATTTCTATAGCCGATGCCATTAAAGCCAGTAATCTATCAACTTCACGAGATGAGTTTTCTGCTTGGGACAAAACTCTCCGAGGCTTTCAGCTCTTCGGTATGAATGTTGGATTTTTACGTACTCGTCTCCATAGGCTTGCAAACCTTGCATATGAATCAGAAAATGCCTTGGATCTCAGAACGTTTGTCGATACCAAAAATGACCAAGTTCATGTGCATGAGGAAATCAGAAATATTGAGACAAAGCTTGTTGAATTGAAGGAAGCTTGTGTTAGATTTGGAGCTGCCATTGATTGCTTAGATTCAAAAGCTGAAGTTTTCAAGTCCAAATTCCAGGAAGAAGTTTCTGCTCCATGGTAA